A genomic stretch from Clavelina lepadiformis chromosome 5, kaClaLepa1.1, whole genome shotgun sequence includes:
- the LOC143460835 gene encoding E3 ubiquitin-protein ligase TRIM23-like, which produces MSSSNAVTLFPRKRLRSSDNCYTSRLECGVCGEQFSLSGDKVPRLLLCGHSFCHDCLTRLPVQVGTLVCPMDRQITDLGDGGVWSLKKNFALIELMEKLQLGSVNRVCSTSSMASNESTHETNSRIETICCDEDDSHVASLYCLVCCTNLCYDCSVTTHSTKTLSKHRRISLDDKPRQPTMCPLHQTHALEFACLEEGCRLNPAMCYLCKEHGKHKGHKHSLLESIARTARSTARDAVERASALLAQVDEHVAKTQSVLDRIEGGARLSSDQQGVVIRQQLVGTAESARICVREYFSRLHEALESQEEVALAALDTHVRAQITSLRRMHDDATALRSHICTAMSHCNEALCQEDCLILSARSELDALDQMLDQQQRQLADRVSASSDILDAAIPVTFTKDNHIHIGRKLEIRVVTLGLDGAGKTTLLFKLKQDEFMQPIPTIGFNVETVDYRNLRFTVWDVGGKHKLRPLWKHYYLNTQAILFVVDCCDTERFEEAHGELAKLMCEKDLRDAVLLVLANKQDLHGAVSCDELITRLNLHKLCCGRSWRALPCDASTGNGLEEGLLWLSRQLVAAGVLEVV; this is translated from the exons ATGTCTTCTTCCAATGCAGTAACTTTGTTTCCTAGAAAACGTCTTCGATCTAGTGACAATTGCTACACAAGT AGGTTGGAATGTGGAGTTTGTGGTGAACAATTCTCGCTTTCCGGTGATAAAGTCCCTCGCCTGCTGCTATGCGGTCATTCATTTTGCCATGATTGTCTTACTCGCCTGCCAGTCCAG gtTGGAACCTTGGTTTGTCCTATGGATAGGCAAATAACAGATTTAGGAGATGGTGGCGTATGGAGCcttaaaaagaattttgccCTCATTGAGCTTATGGAAAAATTACAACTTGGTTCTGTGAACCGTGTTTGCTCAACAAGTTCAATGGCAAGCAATGAAAGTACACATGAAACGAATAGTCGCATA GAAACAATTTGTTGTGATGAAGATGATTCACATGTTGCTTCCCTATACTGTCTTGTTTGTTGCACAAATCTTTGTTATGATTGCTCAGTGACAACACATTCCACTAAAACTTTATCAAAGCACAG GCGAATTAGTTTGGATGACAAGCCTAGGCAACCGACAATGTGTCCTCTCCACCAAACTCATGCCTTGGAATTTGCTTGCCTAGAGGAAGGATGCCGATTAAATCCAGCAATGTGCTATTTGTGCAAAGAACATGGCAAACATAAAGGCCACAAA CACAGCCTTTTGGAAAGTATAGCAAGAACCGCACGATCAACAGCACGTGATGCTGTTGAAAGAGCTTCTGCACTACTTGCACAAGTTGATGAGCATGTAGCAAAAACTCAAAGTGTCCTAGACAGAATAGAGGGCGGAGCTAGATTGTCTTCGGATCAACAAGGGGTGGTTATTAGACAACAG CTTGTTGGGACAGCGGAGTCCGCCCGCATATGTGTGAGAGAATATTTCAGTCGATTACATGAAGCACTTGAAAGCCAGGAAGAGGTTGCTTTAGCAGCTCTGGACACTCATGTTCGTGCTCAGATCACCAGTTTAAGAAGAATGCATGATGATGCTACTGCACTTCGTTCCCATATATGTACTGCAATGTCTCACTGCAATGAGGCTCTCTGTCAG GAGGATTGTTTGATCCTGTCTGCAAGATCTGAGCTTGATGCCCTTGATCAAATGCTAGACCAGCAACAGCGCCAGCTAGCTGATAGAGTCTCTGCATCCTCAGACATTCTTGATGCTGCTATACCTGTCActtttacaaaa GATAATCATATCCACATTGGTCGCAAGCTGGAAATTCGTGTTGTAACTTTAGGCTTGGATGGAGCTGGCAAAACCACTCTGCTTTTCAAGCTTAAGCAAGATGAATTTATGCAGCCCATCCCAACTATAG GTTTCAATGTGGAGACAGTAGATTACAGAAACCTCCGTTTTACTGTGTGGGATGTCGGGGGCAAGCATAAGCTTCGTCCACTGTGGAAACATTACTATTTAAACACACAAG CTATATTGTTTGTGGTCGATTGTTGTGATACTGAGAGGTTTGAGGAAGCCCATGGCGAGCTGGCCAAGCTCATGTGTGAAAAGGATTTACGTGATGCTGTTCTTCTAGTGCTTGCCAATAAACAG GACTTACATGGAGCAGTATCATGTGATGAACTCATAACACGTCTCAACCTTCACAAACTGTGTTGCGGTAGATCATGGAGGGCCCTGCCTTGTGACGCCTCCACAGGAAATGGCCTTGAAGAAGGTCTTCTCTGGCTCTCACGTCAGCTTGTAGCTGCTGGAGTTTTAGAAGTTGTGTAA
- the LOC143459798 gene encoding uncharacterized protein LOC143459798 yields MVFLPAMDTDNVSYGNLQPTKRNLILDNNTRTARATWNNYLRASGHFPTFYRWPTGKYQSVENHNAINPTARLSKFVEEISHKCAPNPKNSINLTGEGMFSNLFNANKTALQAHVVENRNLVQTSLPRYVTSNSTVSPNDVYNQNINSAIAGNKGKRYSCENCHRTFTNTDHLQRHIRQMHAGARSYPCPECGKTFGTSSGLKQHQHIHSSVKPFTCEVCHKSYTQFSNLCRHKRMHADCRSKTKCRKCKQFFPNSSSLNKHRRFCAGSPTCSNRPNSGPRKVSPDALNHDKGNKVSKSLDSLNRVDTDLTDFRIGNHEAQTKFTQSLKGFYPQSKSALPSLLNDSCESSKSNEAHSSYSSYFSRQTSEEYSSPSPLPVINSFKHKNFADAQVQCTDACVNPENFSISGQNVLAHSDRFINATKNASYSINSAHACVQTEKHGVGSFFRLSSTRSSGVSAAEIQVPTRERIWNPITSPSFTPNSNLPTQKKTHSMQEADIKRNKKNPRAAAAAVAAAYLYCSSLEKQAQSVSVNNDFSKFSKQEPIRRLAAVQQSTPLCLKQSVSKSESLSEEEPLDLSVKNRSVPVDKALLNQRSTQDFTSLAAWDSLNFFYQCGRQLGYKANLAKTVSASSVSPPLYGQALQQQTQNFKLRYPFLNAYPYGLPLSFASPENPKGMDGRIAPCNHSDVDFMGKNTNLLQSQNIRERYSCRFCHKLFPRSANLTRHERTHTGEQPYSCKYCNRSFSISSNLQRHVRNIHNKERPFPCPVCGRPFGQQTNLDRHLRNHDRRTTSNSGESCLLDKDENNNALLGFSTSSSRPFGLFGISDQPSSPGTQLKYSPTSTRRMSSCSSTGSCSFNQFSPAGSWKRKSHSDEELFMYSAHKRLASGYNTESETDESVGPFYRPHINDSPGKTSTQGLMRLVLDTGIAATAIRG; encoded by the exons ATGGTATTTTTGCCAGCGATGGATACTGACAATGTGTCCTATGGAAATCTTCAG cctacaaaaagaaatttgattttggaCAATAACACGCGGACTGCGAGGGCAACTTGGAACAATTACCTCCGGGCGTCGGGTCATTTTCCAACATTTTACAGATGGCCGACTGGTAAATATCAG AGTGTTGAGAATCACAATGCTATCAACCCCACAGCACGCTTGTCGAAATTCGTTGAAGAAATCTCGCATAAGTGCGCACCCAACCCCAAAA ATTCGATTAACTTGACCGGAGAGGGCATGTTTTCAAATCTGTTCAACGCGAATAAAACCGCGTTGCAAGCGCACGTGGTAGAGAACAGAAACCTGGTTCAAACCAGCCTCCCACGTTATGTCACTTCTAACTCCACAGTGTCACCAAACGACGTCTACAACCAGAATATTAACAGCGCTATTGCAGGAAACAAGGGCAAGCG GTATAGCTGCGAAAACTGCCACCGAACGTTTACAAACACAGATCATTTGCAAAGACATATTCGGCAAATGCATGCAGGTGCAAGATCGTATCCGTGCCCAGAGTGCGGAAAGACTTTCGGAACTTCCAGTGGACTCAAACAGCACCAACATATTCACAGTAGTGTCAAGCCTTTTACGTGTGAAGTCTGTCACAAATCATATACCCAG TTCAGTAACCTCTGTCGCCACAAGAGAATGCATGCTGACTGCAGGTCAAAGACAAAATgcagaaaatgtaaacaattttttccgaATTCAAGTTCTCTTAACAAGCATCGTCGTTTTTGTGCCGGGAGCCCAACTTGTTCGAACAG GCCCAATTCTGGCCCCAGAAAAGTGAGTCCCGATGCTCTTAACCACGACAAAGGCAACAAAGTTTCAAAATCGTTAGATTCCTTAAACCGCGTGGATACTG ACTTAACCGACTTTCGAATTGGAAACCATGAGGCccaaacaaaatttacccAGTCTTTGAAAGGGTTTTATCCCCAAAGCAAATCTGCTTTGCCGTCATTGCTGAACGACAGCTGTGAGTcatcaaaaagcaatgaagctCACTCATCCTATTCAAGCTATTTCAGTCGGCAAACTTCAGAGGAATATAGCAGTCCTTCACCATTGCCAGTAATTAATAGCTTCAaacataaaaactttgcagATGCCCAAGTACAGTGCACTGATGCTTGCGTAAATcctgaaaacttttcaatatCTGGGCAAAACGTTCTTGCCCATTCGGATCGGTTCATCAATGCTACCAAAAATGCTTCCTACAGCATCAACTCAGCCCATGCATGCGTACAAACCGAAAAACACGGTGTCGGTTCTTTTTTTCGACTTTCTTCAACCCGTTCAAGTGGCGTAAGCGCGGCTGAAATCCAAGTACCCACTCGTGAAAGAATATGGAACCCCATTACGTCGCCTTCGTTTACCCCTAATAGTAACCTGCCAACCCAGAAAAAAACACATTCTATGCAAGAAGCTGACATCAAACGTAATAAAAAGAACCCTCGCGCAGCCGCCGCCGCTGTCGCTGCAGCTTATCTGTATTGCAGTAGTTTGGAAAAACAAGCTCAATCAGTTTCGGTCAACAACGATTTCTCCAAATTCTCGAAACAAGAGCCCATTCGACGTCTTGCTGCCGTACAACAATCAACTCCTTTGTGCTTGAAGCAATCAGTTTCAAAATCAGAGTCTCTATCGGAAGAGGAGCCATTAGATTTGTCGGTTAAAAATCGTTCAGTTCCTGTCGACAAAGCTTTGCTTAACCAACGTTCGACACAAGACTTTACTTCTCTCGCTGCCTGGGATTCTCTAAACTTCTTTTACCAGTGCGGTAGGCAGTTGGGTTACAAAGCAAACCTGGCCAAAACTGTATCAGCAAGTTCTGTCTCACCACCTCTCTATGGTCAAGCACTTCAGCAGCAAACTCAAAACTTTAAGCTCCGGTATCCCTTTTTAAATGCTTACCCTTACGGGCTACCATTGTCTTTCGCTTCACCGGAAAACCCCAAGGGTATGGACGGAAGAATTGCCCCTTGCAATCATTCTGATGTCGATTTCATGGGCAAGAACACCAATTTACTTCAGTCCCAAAATATTCGAGAGCGCTATTCCTGCAGGTTTTGCCATAAATTATTTCCTCGTAGCGCAAATTTGACCAGACACGAACGAACGCATACTGGTGAGCAACCGTATTCTTGCAAATATTGCAACCGAAGTTTTTCAATCTCTTCCAATCTTCAACGTCATGTCCGGAATATACATAACAAG GAACGACCATTTCCTTGCCCTGTCTGTGGTCGCCCATTCGGTCAACAAACCAACCTAGACAGACATCTTCGTAATCACGACCGTCGCAC AACCTCCAACTCTGGAGAAAGCTGTTTATTGGACAAAGATGAAAACAACAACGCTCTGCTTGGTTTCTCAACCAGCTCATCCAGACCGTTTGGCTTGTTCGGTATTTCTGATCAACCGTCCAGCCCTGGTACACAGTTGAAGTACAGCCCCACGTCTACGAGACGTATGTCCAGTTGCTCGTCTACGGGATCCTGCAGTTTCAACCAGTTCAGTCCAGCTGGAAGTTGGAAACGAAAGTCCCACTCTGACGAGGAACTTTTCATGTACAGTGCGCATAAGAGACTGGCAAGCGGTTACAATACTGAGTCAGAAACTGATGAATCTGTTGGACCATTTTACAGGCCGCACATAAACGATAGCCCGGGGAAGACCTCAACGCAGGGTTTAATGCGTTTAGTGCTTGATACCGGTATAGCTGCTACAGCTATTCGCGGTTGA
- the LOC143459801 gene encoding ATP synthase mitochondrial F1 complex assembly factor 1-like — protein MSCSGSLVKEYTVNILYASNKGQMNSPQAYVRLFPMLLGTPYSRYKLAASFATQINGDLCSSNSHASLSGKQLENNPYFKKYADKINKIRLTDPAEYKRRLKVLEDMNSSKKNDNEIEQAKVKDQKAIPASDTQHQNQQDIPNLEIKGLDSILKLDKIRTLPVEEITNLWVQHYASKDAVCAVIKPDAYKTIKTIGSVWPVFVYPLPRQDGFEMFVGQFASDEFHFTSLINYQRHRDNAPSQLTLKHYTELENDKGIILMSGMVLDEALSVVDAQLLAYQVQYFTKKHPDLIKKFNNSPQTFDVNEIIDTLDSSLLSKASFTEE, from the exons ATGAGCTGTTCTGGGTCATTAGTGAAGGAATATACTGTTAATATTTTGTATGCAAGTAACAAAGGCCAGATGAATTCACCACAAGCTTATGTTCGTCTATTTCCAATGCTACTTGGAACACCATATTCACG GTACAAGTTAGCAGCTTCTTTTGCAACACAAATTAATGGTGATCTTTGTAGTAGTAATTCTCATGCATCACTAAGTGGAAAACAGTTGGAAAATAATCCATACTTCAAGAAATATGCAGAtaagataaataaaataagatt AACTGACCCTGCTGAGTACAAACGACGATTGAAGGTTTTGGAAGATATGAATTCAAGTAAA aAAAATGATAATGAAATAGAGCAAGCAAAGGTAAAAGATCAAAAGGCAATACCAGCATCAGATACCCAGCATCAAAATCAACAAGATATTCCCAAC TTGGAAATTAAAGGTTTAGATTCCATTCTAAAGCTTGACAAGATAAGAACCCTCCCAGTAGAAGAAATTACAAACCTCTGGGTCCAACATTATGCATCAAAAGATGCTGTGTGTGCTGTAATCAAGCCTGATGCTTACAAGACGATAAAAACTATAGGAAGTGTGTGGCCTGTG TTTGTTTATCCACTTCCAAGGCAAGATGGATTCGAAATGTTTGTCGGTCAGTTTGCATCCGATGAATTTCACTTCACatctttaattaattatcaaagaCATAGAGACAATGCACCGAGTCAGTTAACTTTGAAACATTACACTGAGCTGGAAAATGATAAAG GTATCATACTTATGTCTGGGATGGTGTTGGATGAAGCATTGTCTGTCGTCGACGCCCAGCTTCTTGCATACCAAGTACAGTACTTCACCAAGAAGCATCctgatttaattaaaaaattcaataacTCTCCGCAAACGTTTGATGTAAACGAAATTATTGACACCTTGGATAGTTCGTTATTATCGAAAGCTAGTTTTACGGAAGAGTGA